The following coding sequences lie in one Pseudomonadales bacterium genomic window:
- a CDS encoding GTP cyclohydrolase I FolE2, producing MSSSALPDVTSELHADKPHALQWVGMENIAVPIQLEIADQKAVTVAAKANVFVSLDALAAKGIHMSRLHLALNTLAQQTCNKATLNALLSHFIQSQQGISKSAKIELHFELILQKPALLSDEFGYQSYPLQLSAEQSEQGFSQTLGLSIPYSSTCPCSAALSRQLYADAVEHRFSDATIDKHDLLNWIRSEAGSIATPHSQRSNAHIELDIGDAAWPDLALLIFELEEMIATAVQTAVKRQDEQAFAQLNANNLMFCEDAARRLKHCLDQMPLVQDYRLKIEHLESLHAHNAVVRDQKRRSK from the coding sequence TTGTCTTCTTCTGCTTTACCCGACGTAACGTCTGAACTTCATGCCGATAAGCCACATGCATTACAGTGGGTGGGTATGGAAAATATCGCCGTACCTATTCAGCTTGAAATAGCTGATCAAAAGGCGGTTACCGTTGCAGCTAAGGCTAATGTCTTTGTTAGTCTCGACGCTTTAGCTGCAAAGGGCATTCATATGTCACGCCTGCACCTCGCACTGAATACGCTAGCACAACAGACATGCAATAAGGCAACGCTGAACGCCTTACTGAGCCATTTTATTCAAAGCCAGCAGGGCATTAGCAAATCAGCGAAAATCGAATTACACTTCGAGCTTATTTTGCAAAAGCCAGCACTGTTAAGCGATGAATTCGGCTATCAAAGCTACCCGCTGCAGCTGTCTGCTGAGCAGAGTGAGCAAGGCTTTAGCCAAACCTTAGGGCTTAGCATACCCTACTCTAGTACCTGCCCCTGCTCGGCAGCATTAAGCCGCCAACTGTATGCGGATGCGGTTGAACATAGATTTAGTGATGCGACAATCGACAAGCACGATCTTCTTAATTGGATAAGGTCTGAAGCAGGCTCAATTGCCACCCCGCACAGCCAGCGATCGAATGCGCATATTGAGCTAGATATTGGCGATGCCGCTTGGCCCGACCTGGCCTTGCTGATTTTCGAGCTAGAGGAAATGATAGCAACTGCCGTGCAAACCGCCGTTAAACGCCAAGACGAACAAGCGTTCGCACAGTTGAATGCCAATAATTTGATGTTTTGCGAAGATGCCGCCAGACGGTTAAAACACTGTCTTGATCAAATGCCGCTAGTGCAAGACTATCGGCTGAAAATTGAGCATTTAGAGAGTCTGCATGCACATAATGCAGTGGTTAGAGACCAAAAGCGCCGTAGCAAATAA
- the maf gene encoding septum formation protein Maf, translating to MRQIILASSSRYRQQQLKQLNLDFCSIAPDVDESPLKTQISDHIALSQALSRLKADNIKRLHPDAIIIAGDQIASFQQGILSKPITEANAFQQLRKLSGQQHRLISSVVIYADGQEYIHSHIATLQMRKLSDQQIHRYIAQDQPLHSCGAYRIEAQGIALFETLDCEDFSAIVGIPLIWTANTLNQLGIAVP from the coding sequence ATGCGCCAGATTATTCTTGCCAGTAGCTCTCGCTATCGGCAACAACAGCTAAAACAACTTAATCTCGACTTTTGCAGCATAGCCCCTGATGTCGATGAGTCTCCTTTAAAAACGCAGATCAGCGATCATATTGCCCTATCACAAGCATTATCGCGACTGAAAGCCGACAACATAAAACGTTTACACCCTGATGCAATCATTATTGCCGGTGACCAAATCGCAAGCTTTCAGCAAGGCATTTTAAGTAAGCCGATCACTGAGGCGAATGCATTTCAGCAGCTACGGAAACTTAGCGGGCAGCAACACCGCCTAATAAGCTCTGTTGTGATTTACGCCGACGGGCAAGAATATATCCATAGCCATATTGCCACCTTACAGATGCGCAAACTCAGCGATCAGCAAATTCATCGCTATATCGCTCAAGATCAGCCGCTTCATAGCTGCGGTGCCTACCGTATCGAAGCGCAAGGTATCGCTTTATTTGAAACGCTAGACTGTGAGGATTTTAGCGCGATTGTCGGCATACCGCTGATATGGACTGCCAATACGCTTAATCAGCTTGGCATCGCGGTGCCGTAA